In one Denitratisoma sp. genomic region, the following are encoded:
- the purE gene encoding 5-(carboxyamino)imidazole ribonucleotide mutase, with product MVKHPLVGIVMGSDSDWPIMKACAETLKSFGVPHEAKVLSAHRTPDAALDYASMAAGRGIKVLIGAAGAAAHLAGVLAAKTELPVLAVPMPSKHLQGLDSLLAMVQMPGGIPVATFAIGEAGATNAALFAVAMLALSDPELAKKLSEFRVSQTEKVLAKTLPAV from the coding sequence ATGGTCAAGCATCCCCTCGTCGGCATCGTCATGGGCTCGGATTCCGACTGGCCCATCATGAAGGCCTGCGCCGAGACGCTGAAGAGCTTCGGCGTTCCCCACGAAGCCAAGGTGCTGTCCGCCCACCGCACGCCCGACGCGGCGCTCGACTACGCCAGCATGGCGGCCGGGCGCGGCATCAAGGTGCTGATCGGCGCCGCCGGCGCCGCCGCCCACCTCGCCGGCGTGCTGGCGGCGAAAACCGAGCTGCCGGTGCTCGCCGTGCCGATGCCTTCCAAGCACCTGCAAGGGCTGGATTCGCTGCTGGCGATGGTGCAGATGCCGGGCGGCATTCCCGTCGCCACCTTCGCCATCGGCGAGGCCGGCGCCACCAACGCCGCGCTGTTCGCCGTCGCCATGCTGGCGCTCTCCGATCCGGAGCTGGCGAAGAAACTCAGCGAGTTCCGCGTCAGCCAGACCGAGAAAGTTCTGGCAAAGACGCTGCCTGCGGTCTGA